A genomic region of Pirellulales bacterium contains the following coding sequences:
- a CDS encoding MogA/MoaB family molybdenum cofactor biosynthesis protein — protein sequence MSSASVQEHRAQAPLHVFAAVITISDTRTQENDTSGKAIVDSLKQAGHQVVAWEIVPDEPHIISETISRFRQLSKLDAILLTGGTGVGSRDQTFETLSGLLTKTLPGFGEIFRMLSYQEIGAAAMLSRAIGGLIERTVVLAMPGSTAAVRLAMEKLILPEIGHLVREAQR from the coding sequence ATGTCTTCCGCATCGGTTCAAGAACATCGCGCTCAAGCGCCGCTGCACGTCTTCGCCGCGGTTATTACCATCAGCGATACTCGCACGCAGGAAAACGATACCAGCGGCAAAGCCATCGTCGACTCGTTGAAACAGGCAGGCCATCAGGTCGTGGCTTGGGAAATCGTGCCCGACGAGCCACACATAATTAGTGAAACCATTTCCCGGTTTCGGCAGCTTTCTAAGTTGGATGCAATTTTGCTGACTGGCGGAACTGGTGTTGGCAGCCGCGACCAAACCTTCGAAACACTCAGTGGTCTCCTTACCAAAACTTTGCCCGGCTTTGGCGAGATTTTCCGAATGTTGAGCTACCAAGAGATCGGCGCCGCCGCAATGCTCAGCCGAGCCATCGGCGGCCTCATCGAGCGCACCGTCGTGCTAGCAATGCCTGGTTCCACCGCCGCAGTGCGATTGGCCATGGAAAAACTAATCCTTCCGGAAATTGGCCACTTGGTCCGCGAAGCGCAACGATAA
- a CDS encoding CoA-binding protein, with protein sequence MPTVAILGASSDRSKFGNKSVRAHRQMGYTVYPVNPKGGEIEGLKVYRSLAELPAGKLDRISIYLPPAIGLEMLDEIAARGCDELWLNPGSDSPLVVEKARSLGLNTVQACSIVAVGLNPAALAE encoded by the coding sequence ATGCCCACCGTTGCAATTCTTGGTGCCAGTTCAGACCGTTCAAAATTCGGCAATAAATCCGTCCGCGCACACCGGCAAATGGGTTACACGGTATATCCGGTGAACCCCAAAGGTGGCGAAATCGAAGGTCTCAAAGTCTATCGCTCTTTGGCGGAGCTGCCGGCCGGAAAACTAGACCGCATCAGCATTTACCTCCCGCCGGCAATTGGTCTAGAAATGCTCGACGAAATCGCTGCCCGCGGTTGTGACGAATTATGGCTTAACCCGGGAAGCGACAGCCCGCTAGTGGTGGAAAAAGCCCGTTCGTTGGGACTCAACACCGTGCAGGCGTGCAGTATTGTTGCCGTGGGGCTCAACCCGGCAGCCCTCGCAGAATAG
- a CDS encoding transglutaminase family protein, producing the protein MLFHIKHTTRYNYSRTVFCDPFTVRLRPREDVSQRLLRYQLSVEPQPAGICEYLDVEGNMATQCWFNSPTCMLSLTVNSVVEITRTNPFDYLLDNAAVELPIRYPPEIDAALYPYRTAAPAGDSSVAHFAEQILAETNCQTVPFLMALAGWISKNCRKTIRLQGDPFPAETTLQTRQGSCRDFAVLFCEACRCAGLASRFVSGYQSLSENNGDRYLHAWSEVFLPGAGWRGFDPGQGVAVADHHVAIASGLVPLAAAPTTGTFRGTDASSSMASQVVIRISS; encoded by the coding sequence CGTCCTCGAGAAGATGTTTCGCAACGCTTGCTCCGGTACCAACTTTCTGTGGAGCCGCAACCCGCGGGAATATGCGAATACCTTGACGTGGAAGGCAACATGGCCACGCAATGTTGGTTCAACAGCCCCACCTGCATGTTGTCGCTTACCGTTAACAGCGTCGTGGAAATCACTCGTACAAATCCTTTCGACTATTTGCTAGATAACGCCGCAGTAGAACTGCCCATTCGATATCCCCCGGAAATCGACGCCGCTTTATACCCTTATCGCACCGCCGCCCCAGCAGGCGACAGTTCTGTGGCGCACTTCGCTGAACAAATTCTGGCAGAAACCAATTGCCAAACGGTTCCATTTTTAATGGCATTAGCCGGTTGGATTAGCAAAAACTGCCGAAAAACCATCCGCTTGCAGGGTGATCCATTTCCTGCCGAAACAACGTTGCAAACACGTCAGGGTTCCTGCCGTGATTTCGCTGTGTTGTTCTGCGAAGCTTGCCGTTGCGCAGGACTTGCTTCCCGGTTTGTAAGCGGTTATCAGTCACTTTCTGAAAATAATGGTGACCGGTATTTGCATGCCTGGTCGGAGGTCTTTTTACCCGGCGCTGGCTGGCGCGGATTTGATCCTGGCCAAGGGGTGGCCGTGGCCGATCATCACGTCGCCATCGCTTCAGGATTGGTTCCTCTAGCGGCGGCTCCCACGACCGGTACCTTTCGAGGCACAGACGCCTCTTCCTCGATGGCTTCACAGGTCGTCATCCGAATTTCTTCTTGA
- a CDS encoding HEAT repeat domain-containing protein yields MAEIIRPVFASFGIALAFTVGVGRADIFELSNGGQITGELTNREETPRQKYVIQTPDGSTFTFERAQIKKITAQSPVELEYENIRPTFADTADGQWQLAEWCREKSYTKGRQTALERVLQLDPENKQAHMALGYSQVDGRWVQQDQAMQEQGRVRYMGQWVFPQEKELLEQKRKDELAEKQWFITLKRWRGGLDDPTKADEVHDELTKLNDPTAVPALVQALDSERSRQARVWFLEALGRIGTPDAVKAIVEHSLGDSDDELRLTCFDQLTGNAAHLAVPLYAADLKSKDNVRVNRAGYALGKLGDKTAILPLIDALVTTHTFTIDEGSSNPGQISAGFSPTGGGGMTMGSAPKRIRREMTNQQVLDALISLTGGVNYGFDKGAWRKWYASEKKPTNVDTRRTE; encoded by the coding sequence ATGGCTGAGATTATTCGACCAGTTTTCGCCTCCTTTGGAATTGCTTTGGCCTTCACGGTTGGTGTGGGGCGGGCAGATATTTTCGAGTTGAGCAATGGAGGGCAAATAACTGGCGAGCTGACCAATCGTGAGGAAACTCCCCGGCAAAAGTATGTGATTCAGACTCCAGACGGGTCAACTTTCACGTTTGAACGCGCGCAAATCAAGAAGATTACCGCACAAAGCCCGGTAGAGTTGGAGTACGAAAACATTCGCCCGACATTTGCAGATACCGCTGACGGCCAATGGCAGTTGGCCGAGTGGTGTCGTGAAAAATCGTACACGAAGGGTCGACAGACGGCGCTGGAGCGAGTGCTGCAACTTGACCCGGAAAATAAGCAGGCGCACATGGCGTTGGGATACAGCCAGGTTGACGGCCGGTGGGTACAGCAAGACCAAGCGATGCAGGAACAGGGACGCGTCCGTTACATGGGGCAATGGGTGTTTCCGCAAGAAAAAGAATTGCTCGAACAAAAGCGCAAGGACGAATTGGCGGAGAAGCAGTGGTTTATAACTTTGAAGCGATGGCGAGGGGGGTTAGACGATCCCACCAAAGCCGATGAAGTGCACGATGAATTAACCAAACTCAACGATCCGACGGCTGTTCCAGCACTGGTACAAGCACTCGATTCAGAGCGCAGCCGACAAGCGCGGGTGTGGTTTTTGGAAGCGCTAGGCAGGATTGGAACCCCGGATGCAGTGAAGGCCATCGTGGAGCATTCTTTGGGGGACTCAGATGATGAGTTGCGCTTAACGTGCTTCGATCAACTTACGGGCAATGCAGCACACTTGGCCGTGCCGTTGTATGCGGCAGACTTGAAAAGCAAGGACAATGTGCGAGTGAACCGCGCGGGCTATGCCTTGGGAAAGCTGGGGGACAAAACGGCTATTTTGCCGCTGATTGATGCGTTGGTTACGACCCACACATTTACGATCGACGAGGGTTCGAGCAATCCAGGACAAATCAGTGCGGGATTCTCGCCGACGGGCGGAGGCGGCATGACAATGGGTTCCGCTCCCAAGCGGATCCGGCGCGAGATGACCAATCAGCAGGTGCTGGACGCATTGATTTCCCTGACCGGCGGCGTCAATTACGGTTTCGATAAAGGGGCATGGCGGAAGTGGTACGCTTCCGAGAAAAAGCCGACAAATGTGGACACGCGGCGGACAGAGTAA
- a CDS encoding endonuclease/exonuclease/phosphatase family protein produces the protein MRRRHVSMLLLTALLYGGYWFLQRFQVDGIDKISVKPRPQTTAYSPNDDSYASVPATNSSTLRLATFNIQVFGRTKLEKPEVMQVLAETVRKFDLVNIQEVRSNTDDILPRFIDLINSTGRHYDFVIGPRLGRTNSKEQYAMVFDTQTLEVDRSSIYTVNDKDDLFQRPPLVASFRARGPPPAQAFTFTLIDIHTEPDEAEAEINALAQVYRAVRNDGRGEDDIILMGDLNGDEKKFGLLKQIPNISWVISGVPTNTRGTKTYDNIIFDRTATVEFTGHAGVFDIMRQFNLTLNQALEVSDHFPVWAEFSAYEGGSPGRLAGKTDAVPSR, from the coding sequence ATGCGTCGTCGCCATGTTTCCATGCTGCTGCTCACTGCCCTGTTGTATGGCGGCTATTGGTTCCTTCAACGGTTTCAAGTGGATGGCATAGACAAAATCTCTGTCAAACCACGTCCACAAACAACCGCTTATAGCCCCAATGACGACAGTTATGCTTCGGTGCCGGCGACCAACTCCAGCACGCTTCGGCTGGCCACATTTAATATCCAAGTCTTCGGCCGCACTAAACTCGAAAAGCCCGAAGTGATGCAGGTGCTGGCGGAGACCGTGCGAAAATTCGATTTAGTAAACATCCAGGAAGTCCGCTCCAACACCGACGACATCCTGCCCCGCTTCATCGACCTGATTAACTCCACGGGGCGGCACTACGATTTCGTCATCGGACCGCGCCTCGGGCGCACCAATAGCAAAGAACAGTACGCCATGGTGTTCGACACCCAAACGCTGGAAGTCGATCGGAGTTCCATTTACACCGTCAATGACAAGGATGATTTATTCCAACGCCCTCCTCTGGTAGCCTCGTTCCGCGCACGAGGTCCGCCCCCCGCCCAGGCATTTACGTTTACCTTGATCGATATACACACCGAGCCGGATGAGGCCGAAGCGGAAATCAACGCCCTGGCGCAAGTTTACAGGGCCGTGCGCAACGACGGCCGCGGAGAAGACGATATTATTTTGATGGGTGATCTCAACGGCGACGAAAAAAAATTCGGCCTGCTTAAACAAATCCCGAACATCAGTTGGGTAATTTCCGGAGTGCCGACAAATACCCGCGGCACCAAAACCTACGACAACATCATCTTCGATCGCACGGCAACCGTGGAATTCACCGGCCATGCCGGAGTCTTCGACATCATGCGCCAGTTCAATCTCACGTTGAACCAGGCTTTGGAAGTATCCGACCACTTTCCAGTCTGGGCCGAATTTAGCGCTTACGAAGGCGGATCCCCCGGGCGGCTTGCCGGAAAGACTGATGCGGTCCCTTCCCGTTAA